One region of Chlorobiota bacterium genomic DNA includes:
- a CDS encoding glycosyltransferase family 4 protein, producing MKIAIVTDHFLPRVGGAEYASHCLAVALTERGHEVTVIAPDLKVSEIVTRYKIIRSINSRFFSSTLSCAFAIKKLKKNSKPDIIHAQLLFPAGKKIFPYTQYTNIPLIVSPQGADIHTFAPMNYGLLLQHGYQRKIKKLLGKLNAVTYSSRLMKQLIVDNGFHGKHLHYLPNGTFTSYFFHDERQRFRDLFKFPNDSIVITAVSRNSPIKGLSLLIQALQRLPSDLPEWHAIIAGSNVEKLTDEIHESGLLNKVRLMANLPFEYDSNNIPIIPSPTIANLLVASDIYAAPALSGGFELSSADALAAGLPTVIFDENGSKDIIEDTNAGIVVPTGDIDAFSCALATIIRDYPLRCAMRSNALASASNLDWHMIAQQAEQIYNNILTTQG from the coding sequence ATGAAAATAGCTATCGTTACAGATCACTTCTTACCTAGAGTTGGTGGAGCAGAGTATGCAAGCCATTGTTTAGCTGTAGCTTTAACTGAACGCGGCCATGAGGTAACAGTAATCGCTCCAGACCTAAAAGTATCGGAAATCGTAACGCGTTATAAGATAATTCGATCTATCAATAGTCGTTTTTTTTCGTCAACATTATCATGCGCTTTTGCGATTAAAAAGTTAAAAAAAAATAGTAAACCGGATATAATTCATGCTCAACTTTTATTTCCAGCAGGAAAAAAAATTTTTCCTTATACGCAGTATACGAATATCCCTCTAATTGTATCGCCACAAGGAGCTGATATTCATACATTTGCGCCAATGAATTATGGATTACTGTTGCAACATGGATATCAACGTAAAATTAAAAAATTATTAGGAAAATTGAACGCTGTAACGTATTCAAGTCGGTTAATGAAACAATTGATAGTAGATAATGGATTCCATGGCAAACATCTCCATTATTTACCTAATGGAACCTTTACATCATATTTTTTTCATGATGAACGTCAACGGTTTCGTGATCTTTTTAAATTTCCTAACGATTCAATCGTAATTACAGCGGTAAGTCGAAATTCACCAATTAAAGGGTTATCTCTGCTGATACAGGCTTTACAGCGATTACCTTCTGATTTGCCTGAATGGCATGCTATTATTGCTGGTAGTAATGTTGAAAAACTCACAGATGAAATTCACGAATCTGGGCTTTTGAATAAAGTACGATTAATGGCCAATTTACCTTTTGAATATGATAGTAATAATATTCCTATTATACCTTCTCCAACTATTGCTAATCTTCTCGTCGCGTCTGATATATATGCTGCTCCTGCTTTAAGTGGTGGATTTGAACTTTCTAGTGCTGATGCTCTAGCTGCTGGACTACCAACAGTTATATTTGATGAAAATGGTAGTAAAGATATTATTGAGGACACTAATGCAGGGATAGTAGTGCCTACGGGTGATATAGATGCATTCAGTTGCGCACTTGCTACAATTATTCGTGATTATCCCTTGCGTTGTGCAATGCGTTCTAATGCTTTAGCATCAGCTTCAAATTTGGATTGGCACATGATTGCACAGCAAGCAGAACAGATTTATAATAACATACTTACAACACAAGGCTAA